One segment of Ricinus communis isolate WT05 ecotype wild-type chromosome 8, ASM1957865v1, whole genome shotgun sequence DNA contains the following:
- the LOC8286033 gene encoding protein transport protein Sec61 subunit beta, with protein MVRGSSQSQSASSSTSRPGVAAPRGSAAATAGMRRRRLGSSASGATSTAASGIGNSTNMLRFYTDDAPGLKISPTVVLVMSLCFIGFVTALHVFGKLYRSKVAPES; from the coding sequence ATGGTCAGGGGTTCTTCTCAGTCACAATCCGCTTCCTCCTCCACCTCCCGCCCTGGCGTGGCTGCTCCACGCGGCTCCGCCGCAGCCACAGCTGGCATGCGAAGACGCCGCCTTGGATCCTCCGCTTCCGGTGCTACATCGACCGCCGCAAGTGGAATCGGGAACAGCACCAACATGCTCCGATTCTACACCGATGATGCTCCTGGACTCAAGATTTCACCTACTGTTGTTCTCGTCATGAGCCTCTGCTTTATCGGCTTTGTCACCGCTCTTCACGTCTTTGGGAAGCTTTATCGCAGTAAGGTAGCTCCGGAGTCTTAG
- the LOC8286030 gene encoding LOW QUALITY PROTEIN: MLO-like protein 6 (The sequence of the model RefSeq protein was modified relative to this genomic sequence to represent the inferred CDS: deleted 2 bases in 1 codon) has translation MAGGGGGRSLEETPTWAVAIVCFVLVLISIIIEYIIHLIGKWLKKKHKRALYEALEKIKSELMLLGFISLLLTVGQGVISKICIPESVGSTWHPCSKKEEEEIDKSEETQTSEDYENRRRLLMISDSGGRFRRFLAGETTDQCGEGKVPFMSSDGIHQLHIFIFVLAVFHVLYCVLTMALGRAKMRRWKSWEKETRTAEYQFSHDPERFRFARETSFGRRHLSFWTKTPVLIWIVCFFRQFVRSVPKVDYLTLRHGFIMAHLAPQSHMKFDFQKYINRSLEEDFKVVVGISPPIWFFAVFFLLFNTHGWYSYLWLPFIPLIIILLVGTKLQVIITKMALRIQERGEVVKGVPVVQPGDDLFWFNRPRLILYLINFVLFQNAFQLAFFAWSWKEFGLKSCFHEHSEDIIIRISMGVLIQILCSYVTLPLYALVTQMGSSMKPTIFNERVAAALRNWHHTAKKHIKQNKGSVTPMSSRPATPSHHMSPVHLLRHYRSEMDSPRRSNFGWETDSPSPSHPVYGDGSSSHNPNHGDGSSSFRHQNQQQIELGYVDYDKDDNEPGPSQVAPAPEPVSTQHEINIAPTSKEFSFDKRPSI, from the exons ATGGCAGGAGGTGGTGGAGGAAGATCTTTAGAGGAAACGCCAACATGGGCAGTTGCTAtagtttgttttgttttagttttaatcTCGATAATCATTGAATACATCATTCATCTTATAGGAAAG TGGTTAAAGAAGAAACACAAGAGAGCCCTTTATGAAGCACTTGAAAAGATCAAATCag AACTGATGTTATTAGGATTCATATCACTGCTCCTAACGGTGGGACAAGGTGTAATTTCGAAAATATGTATACCAGAAAGTGTTGGATCGACATGGCATCCATGCagcaagaaggaagaagaagaaatagataAGTCTGAAGAGACACAAACAAGTGAAGATTATGAAAACCGCAGGAGACTTCTCATGATATCGGATTCCGGCGGACGGTTTCGGCGGTTCTTGGCCGGTGAAACCACAGACCAATGTGGTGAG GGTAAAGTCCCGTTTATGTCGTCAGATGGGATTCATCAACTGCATATTTTCATATTCGTGTTGGCCGTCTTCCATGTGCTGTAT TGTGTTCTCACAATGGCTTTGGGCAGAGCCAAG ATGCGACGTTGGAAATCATGGGAAAAGGAAACAAGAACGGCTGAATACCAGTTCTCACACG ATCCAGAAAGATTCAGGTTTGCAAGAGAAACATCATTTGGGAGAAGGCACTTGAGCTTCTGGACCAAGACACCAGTCCTTATTTGGATA GTTTGTTTCTTTAGGCAATTTGTGAGGTCGGTTCCTAAAGTTGATTATTTGACCTTGAGACATGGTTTTATCATG GCACATTTGGCACCTCAAAGCCATATGAAATTTGATTTCCAAAAGTATATAAATAGGTCACTGGAAGAGGATTTCAAGGTTGTTGTTGGAATAAG CCCACCAATCTGGTTCTTTGCTGTCTTTTTCTTACTCTTCAACACTCATG GCTGGTATTCTTATCTATGGCTTCCATTTATTCCGCTAATT ATAATTCTGCTGGTGGGGACAAAGCTACAGGTGATTATAACAAAAATGGCACTTAGAATCCAAGAAAGAGGAGAGGTTGTGAAGGGAGTGCCAGTGGTTCAGCCTGGCGATGACCTCTTTTGGTTCAACCGTCCTCGCCTTATTCTTTACCTTATCAATTTTGTACTGTTTCag AATGCCTTTCAGCTTGCGTTCTTCGCATGGAGTTGG AAGGAATTTGGGCTAAAATCCTGTTTCCATGAACATTCGGAGGATATAATCATCAGAATTTCAATGGG GGTCCTCATACAGATACTTTGCAGCTATGTCACCCTTCCTCTCTATGCCCTTGTGACACag ATGGGTTCATCAATGAAACCAACAATATTCAACGAAAGAGTAGCCGCAGCTCTAAGAAATTGGCACCACACTGCTAAGAAACACATTAAACAAAACAAAGGGTCCGTGACCCCTATGTCCAGTAGACCCGCCACACCATCTCATCACATGTCCCCGGTGCACCTACTCCGCCACTACCGGAGTGAAATGGATTCCCCTAGACGATCAAACTTTGGTTGGGAAACAGACTCCCCGTCTCCATCTCACCCAGTTTATGGTGATGGTTCGTCATCTCACAACCCAAATCACGGAGATGGTTCGTCATCATTTCGCCATCAAAACCAACAGCAAATCGAATTAGGTTACGTAGATTATGATAAGGATGATAATGAGCCAGGTCCAAGTCAAGTGGCACCAGCTCCTGAACCGGTTAGCACCCAGCATGAAATTAATATTGCGCCGACGTCGAAGGAATTCTCTTTCGATAAGAGACCGAGTATATAA